A section of the Humulus lupulus chromosome 2, drHumLupu1.1, whole genome shotgun sequence genome encodes:
- the LOC133817264 gene encoding 4-hydroxyphenylpyruvate dioxygenase-like translates to MGIVNDNVTAGEDFKLVGFSKFVRTNPKSDRFSVKRFHHVEFWCGDATNTSRRFSWGLGMPLVAKSDLSTGNFSHASYLLRSGDLQFLFTAPYSPSIATDSTSSASIPTFDRSTFLSFSASHGLAVRAVAVEVDDAEVAFANSVAHGATPSSPPLTLGDGAVISEVRLYGDVVLRYVSYKTQDPNPNPSLCFLPGFEPVVAESEPLDFGIRRLDHAVGNVPELVPAVSYVKAFTGFHEFAEFTAEDVGTSESGLNSMVLANNEETVLFPMNEPVFGTKRKSQIQTYLEHNEGAGVQHLALSSDDIFRTLREMRRRSGLGGFEFMPSPPPTYYKNLKNRAGDVLTEAQIKECEELGILVDRDDQGTLLQIFTKPLGDRPTIFIEIIQRVGCMMKDDKGKLYQKGGCGGFGKGNFSELFKSIEEYEKTLEAKVVA, encoded by the exons ATGGGCATCGTAAACGACAACGTCACAGCCGGGGAGGACTTCAAACTGGTGGGATTCTCTAAGTTCGTCCGTACGAATCCCAAGTCGGACCGTTTCAGTGTGAAGCGGTTCCACCATGTCGAGTTCTGGTGCGGCGACGCTACCAACACCTCTCGCCGCTTCTCCTGGGGCCTCGGCATGCCTCTCGTCGCCAAGTCTGACCTCTCCACCGGAAACTTCTCTCATGCCTCCTACCTCCTCCGATCCGGTGACCTTCAATTCCTCTTCACTGCCCCCTACTCACCCTCCATCGCCACCGACTCCACCTCTTCCGCTTCCATACCCACCTTCGACCGCTCCACCTTCCTTTCCTTCTCCGCTTCCCATGGTCTCGCCGTCCGTGCTGTGGCTGTCGAGGTAGACGACGCCGAGGTTGCCTTCGCCAATAGCGTCGCCCACGGAGCCACTCCTTCCTCTCCTCCCTTAACCCTCGGAGACGGCGCCGTCATCTCTGAGGTACGCCTCTACGGCGACGTCGTTTTGCGCTACGTCAGCTACAAAACCCAGGACCCGAACCCGAACCCGAGTTTGTGCTTCCTACCCGGGTTCGAGCCCGTGGTTGCAGAATCGGAACCCTTGGACTTTGGGATCCGAAGGCTGGACCACGCAGTGGGCAACGTTCCCGAATTGGTACCCGCGGTGTCGTACGTGAAGGCATTCACGGGTTTCCATGAGTTCGCCGAGTTCACGGCGGAGGACGTCGGGACGAGTGAGAGCGGGCTTAACTCGATGGTGCTGGCGAACAACGAAGAGACGGTACTTTTCCCGATGAACGAGCCGGTGTTTGGAACGAAAAGGAAGAGTCAAATTCAGACATATCTGGAGCACAACGAAGGGGCTGGCGTTCAACACTTGGCTCTGTCTAGCGATGACATATTCAGAACGCTGAGGGAGATGAGGCGGAGAAGTGGGTTGGGTGGGTTCGAATTCATGCCTTCGCCACCGCCAACTTACTATAAGAACCTCAAGAATCGAGCTGGGGATGTGTTGACAGAGGCTCAGATAAAGGAGTGTGAGGAGTTGGGGATTTTGGTGGACAGGGATGATCAGGGTACTCTGCTCCAGATTTTCACCAAACCACTGGGAGATAg ACCAACCATATTCATCGAGATAATACAGAGAGTAGGGTGCATGATGAAGGATGATAAAGGCAAGCTGTACCAGAAGGGTGGTTGTGGAGGTTTTGGAAAGGGTAATTTCTCAGAGCTCTTTAAGTCCATCGAGGAGTATGAGAAGACACTTGAAGCCAAAGTCGTTGCCTAa
- the LOC133817265 gene encoding GDSL esterase/lipase At2g42990-like: MRHNNMAYWCSHNIIPYWLFLIQTYLLLLLVAGSKPGQKIPAVIVFGDSSVDSGNNNFIPTIARSNFMPYGRDFFGGFPTGRFCNGRLPPDFISEAVGLKPLVPAYLDPAYNISDFSYGVCFASAGTGFDNATSNVLGVIPLWKEVEFYKEYQKKLRDYLGDEKAQVIISEALYLVSIGTNDFLENYYSSPEKQKQLTVSQYEDFLIGLAWNFVKDLYFLGARKISLAGLPPMGCLPLQRATNIMQDHACAEDKNSVAREFNMKLITLVANLNNYFPGLQLVYSDAYTVFLDIITSPSKYGFEVANYGCCGTGRFEMSFLCNKHNPFTCPDANKYVFWDAFHPSEKTDQIISYNLLKTSLAKFV; the protein is encoded by the exons ATGAGACATAACAATATGGCATACTGGTGCAGCCATAATATTATTCCATATTGGCTTTTCTTGATTCAAACATACCTGTTACTACTATTAGTAGCCGGATCTAAACCAGGACAAAAAATCCCAGCAGTCATAGTGTTTGGAGACTCATCAGTCGACTCAGGTAACAACAACTTCATTCCAACAATAGCCAGGAGCAATTTCATGCCCTATGGCCGTGACTTTTTTGGAGGTTTCCCTACCGGAAGATTCTGCAATGGCCGGCTTCCGCCGGACTTTATCTCTGAGGCAGTAGGCCTCAAGCCATTAGTACCTGCCTACTTGGATCCAGCTTATAACATATCAGATTTTTCTTATGGAGTTTGCTTTGCTTCAGCTGGGACAGGCTTTGACAATGCCACTTCTAATGTGTTA GGTGTAATTCCTCTATGGAAGGAGGTGGAATTCTACAAGGAATACCAAAAGAAACTGAGAGACTATCTTGGTGATGAGAAGGCACAGGTGATAATAAGTGAGGCTTTGTATTTGGTGAGCATTGGGACAAACGACTTCCTTGAGAACTATTACTCATCGCCCGAAAAACAAAAACAGTTAACTGTGAGTCAGTATGAGGATTTTCTTATAGGGCTGGCTTGGAATTTTGTTAAGGATCTGTATTTTCTTGGGGCCAGGAAAATATCCCTTGCTGGGCTTCCTCCAATGGGCTGTTTGCCACTACAGAGAGCCACCAATATCATGCAAGACCATGCTTGTGCGGAGGACAAGAACAGTGTGGCGAGGGAGTTTAATATGAAGTTGATTACTTTGGTGGCAAATTTGAACAATTACTTTCCAGGACTTCAACTGGTCTACTCAGATGCTTATACAGTCTTTCTAGACATCATAACAAGCCCTTCCAAATATG GGTTTGAGGTGGCAAATTATGGATGCTGTGGCACAGGGAGATTTGAGATGAGTTTTCTATGCAACAAGCACAATCCATTCACATGCCCTGATGCAAATAAATACGTGTTTTGGGATGCCTTCCATCCTTCAGAAAAAACCGACCAAATCATCTCATACAACTTACTTAAAACTAGTCTAGCCaaatttgtttga